From the Lepisosteus oculatus isolate fLepOcu1 chromosome 1, fLepOcu1.hap2, whole genome shotgun sequence genome, one window contains:
- the sod3a gene encoding extracellular superoxide dismutase [Cu-Zn], with amino-acid sequence MAKTIFWLKCLLMLVFLGIHVFCCEDGTVSEEQVQKYIEERMKAVWPLPATPEAGNDDQNVYAACVMKPSSKLEEGKPQVTGEVLFKQLYPDGKLDVIFRLAGFNTTDNTSKAIHVHTYGDLSNGCDSTGGHFNPQNVDHPMHPGDFGNFTPKKGKIHKMKSNSKATMFGPESVLSRAVVVHEKEDDMGKGGNAGSLLHGNAGKRLACCVIGITKQKLWSDTIESTPFKDWHPDQGVPCLVPIACQENLQIPLNSELEETVGRMEE; translated from the exons ATGGCGAAAACTATTTTCTGGCTAAAATGTCTGCTCATGCTGGTCTTCTTGGGAATCCACGTGTTTTGCTGTGAAGATGGCACAGTCAGCGAAGAGCAGGTGCAGAAATACATCGAGGAGAGGATGAAAGCCGTTTGGCCTCTTCCTGCTACCCCAGAAGCGGGTAACGACGACCAAAACGTCTACGCAGCATGTGTCATGAAGCCCAGCAGTAAACTGGAAGAAGGCAAGCCACAAGTCACAGGAGAAGTGCTTTTCAAGCAGCTCTACCCGGATGGAAAACTTGACGTGATATTTAGACTGGCGGGCTTCAACACCACCGATAACACATCAAAAGCCATCCACGTTCACACGTACGGAGACCTCAGCAACGGGTGCGATTCTACCGGCGGCCATTTCAACCCCCAAAATGTTGACCACCCCATGCACCCAGGCGACTTTGGCAACTTTACGCCAAAGAAGGGGaagatacataaaatgaagaGCAACAGCAAAGCCACCATGTTTGGGCCAGAGTCGGTACTCAGCCGGGCAGTGGTGGTTCATGAGAAGGAAGACGACATGGGAAAAGGAGGCAATGCTGGAAGCCTGCTGCACGGAAATGCGGGCAAGCGGCTGGCCTGCTGTGTCATTGGGATCACCAAGCAGAAGCTCTGGAGCGACACAATCGAAAGCACCCCCTTCA AGGACTGGCATCCTGACCAGGGGgttccctgccttgtgcccattgcttgccaggaaaaTCTCCAAATCCCCCTCaactctgaattggaagaaacggTTGGAAGAATGGAAGAGTaa